CAGGGAAACAGTAGCAAACCTGACCAGCCGACGAAGACGAAGCGATCGCGCTTTAGCCAGTCGTCTACGGAGTCAAACCAACCCCGTTCGTTAGTAGCGCGTCCGACTGCAATTGTCATTTCAAATCCTCTTACTATTGCTTCAACTCGGAGGAATTAACATTTTTTTTTGACACCGCCCACGCCAGAGCGCATTGGGCTTTTATAGAGAATTTTGTCTAGTGTCTGTCTTCAATAGACAAACTAGCTTTATTTCCCAGCGTGTCAACTTTGACTAACCTGTTGCCCTGTTGTCAGGTTTCAGGCTACTGTTGTTTGGCAATTATGCGCTTTTTCCTCCAAGACTAAATCGTTGGGGTATGAGCGCGTGTTCTCTATGATAAAAAAATATCAGAATTTTTACAATCTGACACGTAATTCTCATTAATCCCTGCCAAAGTCAAATTATTCGCATCAATAGCATAAATCCCTGTTTTCGCTGGATAATCTGAATCAGACCGATCTTAAAAATCTTGCCTTGACAACTCTGGCTCTGTTTGGAGCTTTATTTCATGACTGCACCGACAACAACCACTCCTTCCCGCGTTCTCCGTCAAAAAGTTTTAGGCTCTCGCCGCTTGAGTAACTACTGGTGGGCAACCGTAGTCTCCGTAGGAGCTACTGGCTTCCTGCTGGCTGGAATTTCTAGCTACCTGAAAGTGAATCTGCTGCCCTTTGCTGACCCCACCCAGCTAACTTTCATCCCCCAAGGAGTAGCGATGGGTTTCTACGGCATCTGCGGTTTGCTCCTAGCGATCTACCTGTGGCTAGTCATCATTTTGGACGTAGGCGGCGGTTACAACGAGTTTAATCAAGAGACAGAATTCGTTCGGATCTTCCGGTGGGGCTTTCCAGGGAAAAACCGCCAGATTGAAATCACCTGTCGGACACAAGACGTGCAAGCAGTTCGAGTGGAGATTAAAGAAGGACTTAACCCCCGTCGAGCAATTTATTTGCGCGTCAAGGGACGCCGAGATATTACTCTGACCAGAGTAGGTGAACCGATATCCCTGTCAGCTCTGGAAAATCAGGGAGCAGAGCTGGCTCGTTTCTTAGAAGTGCCAATCGAAGGTCTGTAAATATCTTGGTTGAGCTAACCCATATCTGCATAAGATGATTCAGTAGCTCCGGCTACACAATTAGGGGAAGTGAAAATGCAGATACAACTTCGTCACTGGTTAATATCACTGTTTATGATTGGGGGACTGATATTAGGAGGATGTGCCACACCACAGGCTGCTTCCTCGGACTCCACCAATTTAGCGACTGAAACGACCACCACACCTGCCACTACAGCGAGTAGTCCAATGAGCAATTTGCCCCGCCTAGAAGGTAAAGCCACCGTTGTTATGACGGTTAATGGCTCGCCGATTACGATTGAAGTCGATGGAACTAAGGCCCCAGTTACAGCGGGGAATTTTGTAGATTTAGTCCAGCGCGGTGTCTACGATGGTCTGGTGTTTCACCGGGTAGTACGGGAACCGCAACCCTTTGTCGTCCAAGGTGGCGACCCACAAGGTAAAGACCCTAATTTCCCAACAGAACGGCTGGGAACGGGTAGTTTTATCGATCCAACAACGAATCAAGCGCGTTACCTTCCTTTGGAAATCACGCCGAAAGGGGCAGATAAGCCCGTCATCGGTCAAACACTAAAGAGTGCAAGGGTTTCAGCTGTACCAGAATTGCGCCATACTCGCGGTGCTGTGGCTATGGCTCGTTCATCTATGCCTGACTCAGCTTCGTCACAGTTTTACTTCGCTTTAGCCGATTTACCATTTCTGGATGGCGAC
The Funiculus sociatus GB2-C1 DNA segment above includes these coding regions:
- a CDS encoding photosystem I assembly protein Ycf4; translation: MTAPTTTTPSRVLRQKVLGSRRLSNYWWATVVSVGATGFLLAGISSYLKVNLLPFADPTQLTFIPQGVAMGFYGICGLLLAIYLWLVIILDVGGGYNEFNQETEFVRIFRWGFPGKNRQIEITCRTQDVQAVRVEIKEGLNPRRAIYLRVKGRRDITLTRVGEPISLSALENQGAELARFLEVPIEGL
- a CDS encoding peptidylprolyl isomerase encodes the protein MQIQLRHWLISLFMIGGLILGGCATPQAASSDSTNLATETTTTPATTASSPMSNLPRLEGKATVVMTVNGSPITIEVDGTKAPVTAGNFVDLVQRGVYDGLVFHRVVREPQPFVVQGGDPQGKDPNFPTERLGTGSFIDPTTNQARYLPLEITPKGADKPVIGQTLKSARVSAVPELRHTRGAVAMARSSMPDSASSQFYFALADLPFLDGDYAVFGNVTQGMDVVDKIQQGDRIESAKVTKGAENLKK